Genomic window (Pyrus communis chromosome 13, drPyrComm1.1, whole genome shotgun sequence):
AATATGCTACGTATAATACGCATTGAAATTCATTCGAACTACTGAGTCATTGCGTGgtggtttctttttattttttatttatggttAATGTAAAACAAATTCTTGATTGACTAGGTCTCTTTTTTCAAGATACATATCCATCCCACTGAAAAGAAGAGTCAAAACCTAAACACCACTCTAGGCTCAAAATCTTCCAAGTATAAATGCAGACACAAGAAAATGATAACACAATTAAGagaaaaaatggtctttaaAATCCAAGTTCTACTAGGATTCAATTACCACCACTACCTCCAAACGTTGCCACCCACACAATCTAGTCTATAAATATGCATCAATAGTTCAGCTCAAATTTACTTGACTTCTTTGTGCAACACCAGAACCATTTCCTCGATCCAACAATCTCCGGATCATCATTTCTTCCAAGCTAGATCACATATTAATTTGGTCCGCCTTCGACTAAACCGACTCCGAAATGATCATCAGCTCGAAACAGCTGCCGGTCGGGTTTAGGTTTATGCCAACAGACGAAGAGTTGGTCACTCACTATCTGATGAACAAGGTGTTGTATCGGCCTGTGCCAGCTGCTCAGGAAATCCGAGAGATCGATGTGGCTCGATTCTACAGCAACCATCCTAAGAATCTAGGtacgtatttatttatttatgatcgTTTCTTTTAGAATTAACGGTTTTGTTAGCTAAAGTTTATTTTTCACCGCTGGTCTCAAGTTCGGATGCATCAGGCATCCCGTTCTTAGATCGAATCCTTATATTAgctaagtgtgtgtgtgtgtatacaaaTGACATAATATATATTCTTAGACATGTTATAAGGTCCGATCAAATCCAtgagttgtgtgtgtgtgtgtgtgtgtgtgtgtgtgtacgaaTGACATAATATATATTCTTAGACATGTTATAAGGTCCGATCAAATCCATGAGTTATATGTTGATCGAGGGAGCTTAGTGATTGACTATTGATGAAGTTAAATTTAATTAGAACAAATTTTAGATTATTGTTGTTGAGAGTACGTTATATGTTGATCGAGGTAACTTAGTGATTGACTATTGATGAAGCTAAACTTAATTAGAACAAATTTTAGATTATTGTTGTTGAGAGTACGAATTTCATATcgaaaaaaatacaaaagagaatatgaacaaacaaaacaaagaagggAATTTTTTGGAGAAAAATAGGTGAGGACTTAGTTTTTGGAAAATATATGTTCGCATATATATACCACGTATATATGAAATGAAATGCATTAAACATAAGctttaaatatagaaaaatcaagggtaaagtacaaaaaatttcctcaactattggtgtcacgacactttcatatcttatattttaaaattgacaatgtcatacctcatctttagaatttggtccaatgttataccttccgttacttgaccatttacttttcagttaaatgctgatgtggcttgattcggagcctactttctattaaacaatcattaaaatattattaaaaactaaaaaaaatatttaatactttttaaatattaaaataaaataaaaaataataaaaaccctcatttcgtcccccacctcccccctctctcttctccccatcttcatcttcttcccccacctgcaaaccccagaaaaaataaaaataaaaataaaaaattccaatttgtcttcctccacacccacactcagttttccccctccccaccccctcttctccctcctgcaacccagaaaaaaaaaaaaaaaaaacccatatccCATCGGCGGGAAGATGGGTGTgcagagaaggtggaggatgggtaCAGAAGAGAATGTGGAGGATGGGTGAGAAAGAAaatgtggagaatggatgagagtggcggatttggggtttgatgggttttcaaaaaaaaaaaaaaaaaaaaaaaattccttcctcctcctttttgtcctcttcttcttcttccttcttctccttctccttctccttctccttcttccgtAGGGGTGGTTGATGgttttcaaattattaattttttttttattcttcttcctcttttttttcctcttcttcttcctcctctcctccttctccttctccttcttccgcaaggcgggttgatgggttttcaatttttttttcttcctccttctccttttcttcctcttgttcttcttcttcctccttctccttctccttctccttctccttcttcttctttcccgCGCACGCGCGCGCGGGGGGTTGCGGGggggaatttttttattttttttcttcctccttctcctgtttttcctcttcttcttcttcttccgcagggggggttgatgggtttttcaaatttttttttttttttttttttggagtttgcAGGtgtggggaagaagatgaagatggggagaagagagaggagggggggagggggaggggagggacaaACTGAgggttattttcttttgttttttgtttttaactttttattattattttaatattttaaaaatataaaaaaaaaatagtttttaataatattttaatgaatttttaaataGAAAGTGAGTCCCGAATCAatccacgtcagcatttaactgaaaagtaaacggtcaagtaacggaaggtataacattgaaccaaattctaaagatgaggtatgacattgttaattttaaagatgaggtatgaaaatatcgtgacaccaatagttgaggtagttttttgtgtTATGTAGCACTCTTTTTTAACTATGTATACGAAATATGTAGCACCAAATCATAACCATAGCGAAAGCAAATTGAAAAAACTTAACTCCTTGATTGCATGCTTGCATGGTTGTAGGGTGATGTtagagagatcaaaattttaaatatgattTAATAGAGTTCAACCATTAATCGTCACATCATGCAATCTATAAAAAATGatctaaaaatttggtctccatAGCATTTTTTCGCACTGTATATTTCAATCAAATGTCATGCATTGAAGATATCTGTAGATTAAACCCTAGTTATCTATGTTCGAGcagtatttttcattttttttttttcgaggtttcaacttttataatttttatggaCGATTCTATAATTTTGTATCTTCTTGCTTGCATGCATGCAGTGACTTTCTCCTGCGGGGAGAGAGAGTGGTTTTTCTTCATCCATCAAGGTGAAAGCAGTCATGCATCCCAAACCAGAAGCAGTATTCGAGTAGTTGGaaatggtttagggttttggaaaCCCGAGTACGGATCAGAAACTCCCATCTGCGATGAGGATGGAAGTTTCTTTGCCTCCAAGATCTCTCTCACTTACTTCTCGGGAAGAAGTGCTTCGCATGCAAAGAGAACACATTGGAAAATGGTGGAGTACTATTTACATGAACATGATCACGTCGAGTCTAACACAGAAGAAAAGTACCAAGGTAAAAGACGGAATATAACCATACGTACTCTACTTTCATGGGGCACTGCAATGATTATGACttattttggtaaaaaataaagcctattttattttattatattttatattacattGTGACCAACGTGGTCAGGATCATAGAGTTcgaaaaatatacatgtgaagaTCTTCCGATGATCCTTGAATATTTGGTATATGTGCCCGCCAAGTATTTGATGTAATACTTGCTCAATAGCAGGTTGCGTTGAGAGCGCTCGACAAATTATCGATGGCACTCAGTAGGTTGTTTCGGCATATGTCGACAGCGCAACATGGTTCGGTTGACGACAACAAGCACACCAAGTATTCGACGAAATGTCTAAGCGAATAACATCATTGTAGTTTCAATGAAATTCTCAGATTTACCAGCAAGTGCATCAAAGATGCAGTCATCGATTTGCCCAAGAGGCCACAACTACCgcgaaataaaaaaattcataatcatcctGTTAAGATCGATCAAAACCAGCTCATTATAATCAGTTGCTTATTATTGTTACAAGTGATTTCATAGCTCATACTAATTCTACTACATTTCATAGCTCATACTAATTCTACTACTTTTGGATGCAGTTCGGAGAAGAGAGTGGATATTGGGCCGAATGATAAGAGGAACGGATTACACTGGATTTTGaggattttgcaaattttgaaattcttttataatttattcattaaataatAGAGAAAATACTTCAACACTTTTTCTTTACATGTTAGAAATAAGGCTGCAGGAAGCATTTTATTAATGTAATAAgatgatttatttatttctccTTTCATCTAGGTCCTATTTTATATATCTACAATTTTGTGAGGTATTTTTTTGCTTCATTTGTTCAATCAAGCTTTCCAAATTTTCACTCAAACTCTCCG
Coding sequences:
- the LOC137712029 gene encoding NAC transcription factor 29-like; this encodes MIISSKQLPVGFRFMPTDEELVTHYLMNKVLYRPVPAAQEIREIDVARFYSNHPKNLVTFSCGEREWFFFIHQGESSHASQTRSSIRVVGNGLGFWKPEYGSETPICDEDGSFFASKISLTYFSGRSASHAKRTHWKMVEYYLHEHDHVESNTEEKYQVRRREWILGRMIRGTDYTGF